GGAAGCCGAGCATCAGGCTGGACGGGAACGGCCACGGCTGGCTGGCCACGTACTCGACCTCGGCGACCTTGACCCCGGCCTCCTCCAGCACCTCGCGGGCCACCGCCTGCTCGATCGACTCGCCCGGCTCGACGAACCCGGCCAGGGTGGACCAGCGGCCCTCCGGCCAGAGCGCCTGACGGCCCAGCAGGCAGCGGTCCTGCTCGTCGGTGATCAGCATGATCACCGCCGGGTCGGTCCGCGGGTAGTGCTCGGCGGCGCAGGAGGTGCAGCGGCGGACGTGCCCGGCACCGGCCTTCTCGGTCGGCTGGCCGCAGCGCGAGCAGAAGCTGTGCAAGCGGTGCCAGTGCTCCAGTGCGACGGCGTGCACCAGCAGTCCGGCGTCCCGGTCCGAGAGCAGCGCGCCGACCTCGCGCAGACCGGCCGGCCGGGCGTCGCCGTCCAGCCGGCCCGGCAGGCTGGAGCCCGCCATCGCGAAGTACGAGGTGCCGTCCTCGTCGCAGCCGAGGAAGTAGCGGTCGCCGGTCTGCGGCGCCTCGAACGAGGGCAGCAGCACCAGCTCGGTGCCCTGCTCGGTGTCGACCACGAAGACCTCGCCACCGGCGATCGGCAGCACCTTGGTGGTCGGGTGGCTCCAGGCCGCGGCCAGCCACGGCTCGTCGAAGCGGTGCTGCGCGGCCCGGTCCACCCCGGCCCTGGCCAGCGCGAGGTGCTTGGTGTCAGGCACGGTGCTCAACTCGGTCCATCCCCGTTCGGTCGAATGTTTGCAGCCAGGTGGTTCATGCCTGCGGCCAGCTCTCGGCCAGCTCGCTCCACAGGTGGGCGGCGGCCTCCACGCCCTTGGCGAGCAGGTCCAGTTCGACCTTCTCGTTCACCGAGTGCCAGCCGTCCGAGGGCACCGAGATGCCCAGGAAGAGCACCGGTGCGCCGAGCACGTCCTGCAGGTCGGCGGCCGGTCCCGAACCGCCCTCCCGGGTGAACAGGATCTCCTGCTCGAAGGCCCGGCCCATCGCCCGGACGGTGGCCTGCAGCGCCGGGTGGTCCAGCGGGGTCAGGCAGGGGCGGGTGGCGCCGGGGAAGGTCAGCTCGTACCGGATGCCCTCGGGCACCTGCTCGGCCACCCAGCCGCGGACGGCCTCCCTGACCTTCTCGATCTCCTGCCCGGCGACCAGCCGGAAGGACAGCTTGAGGTGCGCCTCGGACGGCACGATGGTCTTGCCGCCCGGGCCGGTGTAGCCGCCCCAGATGCCGTTCACCTCGGCGGTCGGCCGGGCCCAGACCCGCTCCAGCGTCGAGTACCCGGCCTCGCCCCGGGTGCCGTACGACTTGGCGACCCGCAGCCACTGCGCCTCGTCGAAGGGCAGCGCGGCGAACAGCTCGCGCTCACGGTCCGTCAGCTCCACCACGCCGTCGTAGAAGCCCGGGACGGCGACCCGGCGGTCCGCGTCGTGCAGCGCGGCGACCAGCTCGGCGGCCACCTCGGCGGGGTTGGGCACCGCGCCGCCGAAGGAGCCCGAGTGGATGTCGGTGTCCGGGCCGTACAGGTCGAGCTGCGCGTCGGCCAGGCCGCGCATGCCGGTGCAGACGGTCGGGGTGGTCTCGGACCACATCCCGGTGTCGGAGACGAAGACCACGTCGGCGGCCAGCCGCCCGGCCTCCCGGCGGACCAGCGCCTCGAAGTTCGGCGAGCCGGACTCCTCCTCGCCCTCGACCAGCAGCTTGAGGTTGACCGCCGGCGCCGTCCGGCCGGTGGCGGCCAGGTGGGCCCGCAGGCCCAGGGTGTGGACGAAGACCTGCCCCTTGTCGTCGGCCGCGCCCCGGGCGTACAGCCGGCGGCCGACCACGGTCGGCTCGAACGGCTCGGTGTCCCAGCCGTCCTCCTTCGCCGCGGGCTGCACGTCGTGGTGCCCGTAGACCAGCGCGGTGGGCGCGGCCGGGTCCCCGGACGGCCACTCGGCGAACACCGCGGGCAGCCCGTCCGTCTCCCAGACCTCCACCACCGGGAATCCGGTGGCCCGCAACCGCTCCGCCAGCCACTCGGCGGAGCGGTGGACCTCGCCGGCCCGGGCCGGGTCGGCGGAGACGGAGGGGATACGCAGCCAGTCGGCGAGATCGCGCAGGAACTCGTCCTGGTGCAGGTCGATGAAGGAGCGGACGACGCTGTCCGGGGTTTTCGTCATACGGACGACTTTAGTTCGCCGCCAGGTCCCGGTGCGCCGTGCTCCCGAGGAGCGGACTCGTTAGCTGCGTCACCCCATCCGTCCCGCGCGTCACCCGCGTCACCCCGGGAAGTGGGGTGACGCGGGTGACGGTGGATCAGGCCGAGCGGCGCAGCAGCGCCGGCTTCGACCGGGTGAACAGCATCGCCAGCAGCACCGCCACGGCGGGCAGCACCAGCAGGGTCAGCCCGAGCGTCGGCCACGGGACGGCGATCACGGCGTCCTTGTCCGGCTCCCCCGGGTACGAGGGCATGCTCTCGATGATCCGCAGGGCGATCGCGGGCACCACCCCGCTGATGGCGCCGAGCACCGTGCCCATCGCGGCGATCACCCCGCACTGGAAGCCGGACAGCCGGCGCCGGATGCCGCTGGTCGCCCCGACCGCGGCGAGCGTGCCGAGGTCGCGCTGCGAGTCGGCCGCGGCCAGGCCGGTGGCGATGCCCGCCGCGCCCAGGGCCACTATCGCGGCGAAGCCGGTCAGCCCGAGGGTGACCAGGCCGCTCTCGTCCCGGTAGCCGCGCTCGACGGAGAACCGACCGTCCCCGCCGAGCTTGGCGAGCGCGGCCTCGGCCTTCTGCTCGTCCTTGCTGCTCGGCGCCGCCGAGGGCTGCCAGACCGTACCGGCCTCGACCACCGTCAGGCCGAGCCGCTTGGCGGTCTCCGGCGACGCGAAGGCCCCGGCGTTGCGCAGCTCCGGCTCGAACAGCACCGCCTCCACCGAGAGGTCGTGCTGCTTCGGCCGGGACGGGGCCCGGTTGGCGGAGTCGACCGGCCCGTCCGCCGGCTCCTCCGGCATCGGCTCGACCAGGGTGAACGTGACCTTGCCGTTCCGCAGGTAGGCCGGGTCGAAGACGATCACCTTGCCCTGGGCCAGCGCCGCGGCGGCGGCCGGGTCGCGGACCCCCGTCAGGATGTCCAGCGCGGTGGGGTCACCGGCCAGCAGCGGGCTGTTGAAGGCGGACTGGTGCCTGCCCGCCGGATGGACGCAGCGCGGGTCGTTCCGGTACCGCACGCGCTCCGCGTCGGTGGGCTCGTCGATCCGGTCCCGGGAGTACAGCGGACAGCGCAGGTCGGCCGGCAGCTCCAGCTCCAGGTACCCGCCCGGGCCGTACCGCTCCGCCCTGGCGTACTTGGTCTCGAAGATCTCTCCGCGCGGCCCGAGGTTGGGCATGATCCGCTCCAACGCGTCCCGGCGGGCCGGGAACTGGGCGGTGTCGGTCTGGTCGTAACCGCGGTCGAGCAGCACCGCGCCGCTGCGCAGCGAGGGCTCGTACCGCTGACGCGCCTCCAGGTTCGCGCTGGTGGTGTAGATGCCGACCGCGACCGATCCGGCCACCGCCGCCATCACCGCGGCCACCGCCGGAGCGGTCCGCCCCCGGTGCCGGATCGAGTCCCGCAGCGCGAGCCGGGGGCTGAGCGGCAGCCAGCGGCCGAGCTTGCCGAACAGGCCGACCAGCATCGGGGTGCAGGCGACCATGCCCAGCTCGGCGATCACCGAGCCGCCGAGCACGGCCAGTGCCCCGCGGCGGCCGAGCTGCCCGCCGACGGTCGGGGCGAGCAGCGCGATCGCGGCGCCGCCGCCGAGCATCAGCAGGCCGAGCAGCGCCAGCTTGCGGTTCGGCGGTTTGACCGAGCCACGGCCGGTCAGGGCGCTCACCACGTCCTGCCGGGACGCCTGGACGGCCGGGACGACCGCTGCCAGCAGACCGGTGACCAGGCCGAGCGCGGCCACTCCGGCCAGGTCCAGCGGGGCCAGGTCGAAGCTGCCGAAGCGGCTGCCCGCCAGGCCCTCCAGCCAGGGCCGGGCCACCGCGACGGCGAGCACCGCGAGCACCACCCCGGTGACCGCACCGGTCAGGCCGAGCACCACGCCACCGCCGAGCACCACCGAGCGGACGTGCGAACGGTCACCGCCGCCGGCGGCCAGCAGCCCGAGCTGCCGCCGCGAGCGGCGGGCGCCGACGGCGAAGGCCGGTCCGGCTAGCAGCACGATCTCCAGCAACGCCATGCCGGCCACCGTGGCCACCACCGCCAGGGCGGCGGTGTTCGGCGTGAAGCCGCCGCCGGAGCGGTCGTACTCCGCGTAGAACGGCACCTCGGAGCGCGACGGCGGATCCAGCAGCACCGCGCGCGAGGCCACCGCGAAGCCGTACTTGTTGAGCTCCAGCACCTTCGGCCAGTCCAGTACGGCCCCGGCGGGCAGCTTCACCAGCCAGGTGTCGCTGCCGCTGTGCCCCTTGCCGTTGGACTTGCCCTGCTCGGCCGACGGCACGGGCAGCGAGCCCGGCCGGACCAGCAGCTGACTCTCCTTCAGCAGGTCGGGGTACTCCACCGAGGCGGTGATGGTGAAGGGCTTGCCCTCGAGACCGCGCAGCGTCGTGGTGTCACCGATCCGGAGACCCGCGGTCCGCAGGAACTCGTCGGTGGCCGCCAGCTCCTGTGGGGCGGCGGGCGCGCGCCCGCCGGTCAGGTTGATCCTGCCGCGCCAGATCGAGTCGGTCAGGTCGGCCTGGACGGCTCCCACCTTCAGCTGACCGCTCGCGGTGGTGGCCGTGGTGCCCTCGGCGCCGGCGAGGACGACCAGCCTGGCACCGGCGGGCAGCAGCTGGGTGATCAGCTCGCCCTGCGAAGCGGCCGCCTTGCTCCGGATCTGCTCCGCGGTGGGCTGCTGACCCTTCGTCACCGGCCTGCTCACGGAGCCGTCGTCCGGATTCGGCGCCTGGGCCACGATGAGGCCCTGGCCCTGCCCGGACACCGTCGCGTCGGCCTCGCCCATGGTCCTGGCGATCCGCTGCTCCGGCTCCAGCTCGGCGCTGCGGTAGATCACGTCGATCCCGGCCACGCCGAGTACGGGCAGCGCGATCATCGCGATCACCAGGGCGCTCCGGCCCTTGGCCCGCAGTGCGTCCCTGCGGGCTATCCGCAGGGCCACCCGCCAAGAGGTGAGCTTCACTCCCCCACCAGTCCGGTGCTGTTGGTGGCGGCCGAGACCAGCAGGCTGGCGGCGTCCCGGCTGACGCTCTCGTCCACCGCGCGGCCGTCCCGGATGAACACCACCCGGTCCGCCCAGGCGGCGTGCCGGGCCTCGTGGGTGACCAGCATGGCCGCCGCCCCGGCGTCGCAGCGGGCCCGCAGGACGGCGAGCACCGCCTCGCCGGTGGTGGAGTCCAGCGCGCCGGTCGGCTCGTCGGCGAGCACCAGGCGGCGGTCGCCGATCAGGGCCCGGGCGATCGCCACCCGCTGCTGCTGGCCACCCGACATGTCGTCGGGGAAACGGTCGGCCAGCTCGTCGATGCCGAGCTCGGTGAGCGCGGCGAGCGCCTCCCGGCGCGCGGCCCGGGTCGAGACGCCGTCCAGCTCGCGGGGCAGCGCGATGTTCTCGGCGGCGGTCAGCGCGGGGATCAGGTTGTAGTCCTGGAACACGTAGCCGATCGCCCGGCGGCGGACCTGCGCCTGCTGCTTGCGGGAGAGGTCGCCGAGGCTCTGCCCCTCGACCAGCACCCGGCCCGTGGTCGGGCTGTCCAGCCCGCCGGCCAGGGTCAGCAGAGTGGACTTGCCGGAGCCGGACGGGCCCATCACCGCGACCAGCTCGCCGGGGTGCACCTTCAGGTCCACCCCGCGCAGGGCGTGCACCTCGGCCGCGCCGTGGCCGTGGACTCGGGTGACGTTCTCCAGGTGCAGCACCGCGTCGGTACCGGACCGGACTTGCTGAGTGGTCAACTCTCCCCCTGCTGTGACGTTCGATCGGATGACGGTGGGTCAGAAACGGGCGCGCCGACGGGCACGCGGCGCCTCTGCGGCCGGGGCGGGCGGAGCGGGCGCGGGCGGCGGGGCCGGTTCGGGGGCCGGCCGGTACTGCGCGATCCGGGTCTCGCAGTGGTCCAGCCAGCGGATCTCGGCCTCGGTCTGGAAGATCAGCTGCTCCAGCACCAGCAGCCAGGCCAGGTCCGAGCGGCCGTCACCCTCGGCGATCAGCGCCTGGCCCTTGAGCCGGGTGTAGTCCTGCAGCGCCTTCATGCTGTGCCTGCGCTGCCCCTGGACCACCGCCTCGACGTCCACCCCGGGCACGGTGACCGCCATCGCCAGCTTGATCGCCAGCTCGTCCCGGGGCGGATTGGTCCGGGGCACCGGGGTGTCGAACCAGTTGCGCAGTTCCGCGCGTCCCTGATCGGTGGCGGCGTAGTAGACGTGCCCCTCGGCGTCCTCACCGTGCGGGGCGACCAGGCCGTCCCGTTCCAGTCGGCCGAGCGTGGTGTAGACCTGGCCGACGTTGAGCGGCCAGGTGGCTCCGGTACGGGCCTCGAACTCGGTTCTCAGCTGGTAGCCGTAGCGCGGGCCCTGATCGAGCAGGGCGAGCAGACCGTGACGGATGGACATACTCAGTATGTATACCCGGTATGCCCCACGCCCTCAAGCCCAGCCGGTACCGTCACTTGCTGTGAGCCCGCTGCGCATCGCCACCTTCAACCTGCTGCACGGCCAGCCGCTGGCCGCCGACGGCAGCCCGCTGCCCTACCCCGCCGAGCCGGGTGACCCCCTGGCCGACGCGGTCGCCGGGCTGGCCCCGGACGTGCTCGCGCTCCAGGAGGTGGACCGCCACCAGGAACGCTCCGGCTTCGCCGACCAGACCGCGGTGGCCGCCAAGGCGATGGGCGCGGCCGACTGGCGGTTCGCCGCCGCCCTGCACGGCCGCCCGGCGCCGTCCACCGGCTGGATCCTCGACCCCGCCGTACCGGCACTCCAGGTCTACGGGCCCGACGAGGTCGGCTCGGCGGGGATCCCCTCGTACGGCACCGCCCTGCTCACCCGACTGCCCGTCAGCCACTGGCGGGCCCGCCGCTTCGCCCCGGCGCCGTTCGGCCTGCCGCTCCGGGTCGCCGGGCGGCGCGGGCTCACTCCCGTGCCGGACGAACCACGGGCCGCCCTGGCCGCCGTGCTCCAGGGCGAGCACGGCGAGTTCACCGTGGTCGCCACCCACCTGTCCTTCGTGCCCGGGTGGAACATGGCCCAACTCGCGGCGATCCGGCGGTGGATCGCGGACCTGCCGAAGCCGCAGCTGGTGCTCGGTGACTTCAACCTGATCGGGGCGGTGCCGCGGACGGTGCTCGGCAGCGCCACCGCACTCGGCCGGCGGCCGCAGCGACAGCTGCCCCGGCGCCGCAGCCGGGGGCCCCGCCCCCGCCTCCAGGGCTGGCACGACCTCGCCAAGACCCCGACCTACCCGTCCCACCGGCCGACCGTCCAGTTCGACCACGTGCTCGCCACCGGCCTGTCGCGGACGGCCGTCAGCTCCGCCGTCGCTCCTCGCACGGGGATCTCGGACCACCGGCCGCTGCTCGTCGAGGTCGACCTGTAACTGCGAAAGTGCCTGACCGCCTACGTCCGGATCACCTTTTACGAGGTCGGCGTCGCCGTTCCCCGAGCCCCTGGTGGCAGCTGGGCGAGCTGCGTGCTCTGGTGCGGGAGTTGCGGGAGGATCGGCTCGTACTGGAGCAGCAGCATCGCGGCGTCGTCGCCGAGCTTGCGGCCGACGTGGCGGACCACGTCGTCGTGCAGGCGGCGGAGGACCTCGACGGGGCCGCCGATCGCGCAGTAGGGCAGGCGCTCGGCGAGGGGGTAGAAGGCGCCGCGGTGGTCGCGGGCCTCGATCACGCCGTCGGTGTAGAGCAGGACCCGGTCGCCGGGCTCGACCCGGATCCGCTGGACGGGCGGGCGGACGTCGGCGGGGTCGAGGACGCCGAGCGGCGGTACGGTCTCGGGCAGTTCGAGCGGGGTCGGGGCCTGGCCGGGGCGGAGCAGCAGCGGGGCGGGGTGGCCGCAGTTGACGATCTCGGCGGTGCCGTCGGGGCGGACGCCGATCAGGAGCAGGGTGACGAACTCCTCCTCCACGCCGGGGTGGTCGTTCTCGTGCAGGGCCCGGTCGAGACTGACGGCCAGCCAGGCCGCCACCCGGTCGAGCGCGGGCTCCTGGTGGGCGGCCTCGCGGAAGGCGCCGAGGACGGCGGCGGCGGTCTCGACGGCGGCCAGGCCCTTGCCCCGGACGTCGCCGATCACCGCGCGGACGCCGTGCCGGGTGTTCACCACCTCGTACAGGTCGCCGCCGATCGAGGCGTGCTCGGCGGCGGCGGCGTAGTGCACGGCGGCCCGGACGCTGCCGACCCGGTCGGGGACGGAGCGCAGCAGGACCCGGCGGGCGATCTCGGCGACCAGCTGGGCGTCGGCGAGGGCCTGCTCCTGGCGGACCCTCAGGGTGGCGCTGACCCAGCCGATCCCGGCGACCAGGGCGATCGCGAAGACGGTGGCGCTGTGCACGGACTGGCCGAGCACCTCGTGGTAGCCGGCCAGCGCGAAGGCGGCGATCTCGGTGAACAGGCCGATCAGCAGCGGGTACCAGGTGCGGCGGCTGACCACCGCGGCCAGCGCGGGGACGGCGGTGAGGGCGGGCTCGACGGTGACCGCCGAGTGGCTGAAGAAGTCGAGGGCGAGCACCAGCAGCATGCCGATGAACGGGAGTGCCATCGAGGTTTTCGGCCACGTCCCGGTGACCGTGCCTGGAACAGCCCCCGGGGTCGGCCCCGCGAGCCGGTCTCTGATCCATCCGGTCGCGCTCAACGTCGGTCTCTCCAGCAGAAGGTGGCCGGTGCCTGGGACACCTGCGGTGATGACGGAGGGTCAGGTCGTGGAGCCCTGACCGGTGGCCGGAGTTCGGGGGTGACCGGTTACCGACCCCACAATAGGCGCGAATAGTGCACAGCGCACAGGTTTCGCACGATGCTGTGACGAAATGGATGCTCTGCGTGACTCAACTTGTGTCATTCCCGATCAGAAGCCGGGTCAACTCTTTTCGGCCGGGAAGTTCGGCCGGACTTTCGACCCGGCCGCTGCGGACGTACAGGAACGAAGCGGTGACCTGCTCGGGATCGACGCCCATCAGTTCGGCCCAGGCCAGCCGGTAGACCGCCAGTTGGAGCGGGTCGGCGGTCTCCTCCCGATGGGTCTTCCAGTCCACCACCTCCCAGCGGGGGGCTGCTGGTGACCCTGAGCCACCGTCACTCTCCTGGTAGACCGCGTCGATCCGGCCGCGCACCACCCGACCGCCCAGCACCAGCTGGAACGGTGCCTCCACCCGGTACGGGCGGCGGCTCGCGTACGGGCTGCGCAGGAACGCCTCCTTGAGGCGGTCCAGGTCGTGCTCGTCCTCGATGCCGTCGTCGTCCACCCCGGGCAGCGCATCCGGCTCGACCAGCAGCAACGGTTCGATCCGGGCCTGCACCCACGCGTGGAAGCGGGTGCCCCGGCGCGCGGCGGGCTGCGGCGGGCGCGGCATCGGGCGGGCCAGCTCCCGGGCGAAGCCGTCCGGGTCGGCGGAGAGTTTCATCAGCTGGGTGGCGGAGAGCGAGGCGGGCAGCGGGACCTCCCGGACCGCCCGACGGGAGCGTTCCAGCTCGCCCAGCAGGGCCGTCAGGTCCCGGTCCCAGGAGGCGACCTGACGCTCCGCCTCCGGGGCCATCCGCTCCGGTGCGGGCGCGGGCTCGCCGGCCAGCCGGCGGTGCACCACCTCGGCCACCCGGCGGCGGGCGTGCTGGGCGGCCGGATCGAGCGGCAGCGGCCAGGGCGTCTCCACCGAGCGGTCCAGCGCCGGGTTCTCGGCGTCCGGCAGCGGGTGCTCCGCCCAGATCTCGACCTCGCCGTTGCCCGGCTGCGCGGCGTGCTCGTGCAGTGCGGTGAGGAAGGTCGACGGGCCCCGTCGCTTCTTCTGGCTCGGGCCCCACCAGTGGCCGGAGGCGAGCAGCAGCTCCCGGGGGCGGGTGAAGGCGACGTAGCCGAGCCGGAGCTCCTCGGTGGCCGAGTGCTCGGCCATCTCGGCCTTGAAGAGCTTCATCTCCTTGGGCGTCAGATCGCCGAGCACCGGCAGGGTGGCGGCGTCGCCGCGCAGCTCGTGCGGCAGGACCTTCTTGGTACTGGTCCAGCGCTCCCGGCCCTTGGCGCTCGGGAACGCCTCCCGGACCAGCCCGGGAACGGCCACCACGTCCCACTCCAGGCCCTTGGACTTGTGCGCGGTGAGCACCTTCACGGTGTCCTCGCCGCCGGGCAGGCTGCTGTCCAGGCCGCGTTCGTACTCCTGCGCCGCGCGCAGGAAGGCCAGGAAGGCGGACAGCCCCGGGTCGCCGTCCAGGTCGGCGAAACCGGCGGCCACGTCCAGGAAGGAGTGCAGGGTCTCCCGGCGGCGGGCAGCCAACGCCGTTGGGGAGGCCGAGAGTTCGACCTCCAGGCCGGTGACCGCCAGCACCCGGTGCAGCACGTCCATCAGCGGCTCGGCCAGCGAGCGGCGCAACTCCCGGGTCTCCCGGGCGAGATGGGCGAACCGGACCCGGGCCTCCGGCGAGAACGGCAGCTCGTCCGGCTGGTCCTTGTCGAGAAAACTCTCCAACGCGTCGGCCAGCGACACCACTTCGGTCGGATCGGTCTCGGCCACCGCGGCCGCCAGCGGGTCGGCGCCGCCGGCCTGCCCGGTCCGTACCAGCGCGGCGGCCCGGCGGCCGAGCAGCGCCAGGTCACGCGGGCCGATCCGCCAGCGCGGGCCGATCAGCAGGCGGACCAGCGAGGCATTCGCGGTCGGATCCTGCAGCACCTCACAGACCGCCACCAGGTCGGCCACCTCCGGGAGTTGGAGCAGCCCGCCGAGCCCGACCACCTCGACCGGCACCTCCCGGGCGACCAGCGCGGCGTGGATGTCCGGGAAGGCCGAGCCGCTGCGGCAGAGCACCGCGATCCGCCCCGGCGCGGTGCCGGTGGCGGTCAGATGGGCGATCCGGTCGGCCAGCCAGTCGACCTCGTCGGCGTGGGTGGGCAGCAGCGCGCAGCGGACGAAGCCGTCCACCTCGGCGCCCGGCGCGGGCCGGAGCGCCTCCACGCCCGCGTGCATCTCCCGTAGCGGGGTGGCCAGTTGGTTGGCGAAGGCGAGCAGCCGGCCACCACTGCGACGGTTCTCGCTGAGCGAGAAGCGGTGCGCGGGGGTGCCGTCCCGGCGCGGGAAGTGCCGCGGGAAGTCGTCCAGATTGGCCACCGAGGCGCCGCGCCAGCCGTAGATCGCCTGGCAGGGGTCACCGACCGCGGTCACCGGGTGACCGGTGCCCGACCCGAACAGGCCCGCCAGCATGAGGCGTTGGGCCACCGAGGTGTCCTGGTACTCGTCCAGCAGCACCACCTCGAACTGCTCCCGGAGCAGCGCCCCGACCTCCGGCCGCTGCTGGGCCAGCCGGGCCGAGGCGGCGATCTGGTCACCGAAGTCCATCAGGTTGGCGGACTGCTTGCGGCGGCGGTACTCCTCCACCAGGTCCAGCAGTTCCAGCCGGGCCCGGGCCGTCACCGGGATCGCCCGCAGGTCGTCGTTGCTCAGCTTGACGGTGGCCGCGTGGTCCAGCAGCTCCCGGTCGAAGTCCCGCAGCCGGGCGGGCTCCACCAGGTGCTCGGCCAGCTCGGAGTCCAGCGCGATCAGCTCGGCGACCAGACCGGAGAACGCGCCGGTCAGGGCCGGGTACGGCCCGCGCGAGTGCCGCAGCACCCTGGCGGCCAGCTGGAACCGAGTGGCGTCGGCGAGCAGCCGGACGTCCGGCTCGATGCCCAGCCGGAGACCGTGCTCCTTCAACAGGCGCCCGGCGAACGCGTGGTAGGTGGAGATCTCCGGCTCGCCGAGCGAGTCCTCGTCGTCCTCCAGCACACCGGCCCGCAGCAGCGCCGTCCTGACCCGCTCGGCCAGCTCGCCCGCCGCCTTGTTGGTGAACGTCAGCCCGAGCACCTGCTCCGGCCGTACCGCCCCCGACCCGACCAGCCACACCACCCGGGCCGCCATCACCGTGGTCTTCCCCGAACCGGCCCCCGCCACGATCACCGCGGGCTCCAGCGGCGCCCCGATCGCCGCCATCTGCTCCCGGTTGAACGGGACCCCCAGCAGCTCCTTGAGCTGGACCGGGTCACTGAGCAGGGATCGCATCCCGCCAGGGTAACCACCGGACGCTCCGGGCATCAGCCACCAGGGGCTCGGGGAACTGCGAGGAGATCTGGCGCCGGGGTCACTGCGAAAGTGCCTGACCCGCTACGCACGGATCACCTTTTTCGAGGCCGGCGTCGCAGTTCCCCGAGCCCCTGATGGCTGATGCCCGGAGCGCAGCCCTCAGTCCAGCAGCTGGCGCCCGTCCCGCTGAGCGGTGCAGCTGCCGCGGAAGCTGCACCGCGCGCAGGACTCGCTCGTCCGCGGCCCGAACCGTTCGGCCAGCACCTTGCCCGCCGTGTCCGCGAGCAGGTTCTCGATCCACGGTTCCTCCGGCGGCCCCTGGTGCTGGACCTTGGGTGCCTCCGGCTCCGCCTTGGAAGCCTCCGCCCTGAGGTGCACCAGCTCCGCGCCGCCCACCTCCGGCCGCTGCTCGAAGAGCTCGTCCAGCGCACCGGCCCGGGCGGCGAGCTGGTAGACCGCCAGCTGCTTGTGGTCGGGCAGCGACTTGTCGGTCGGCAGCTGCTTGCCGGTCTTGAAGTCGACCACGTACGCCCGGCCGGCCTCGTCCCGTTCGACCCGGTCCATCGAGCCCCGGATCCGGACGCTGACCTCCCCGACCGGCAGGGTGAGGTCGAAGTCGTGCTCGGTGGCCACCGTCTGCCGCCCCCGCTCCAGCACGTGCCAGTGCAGGAAGCGCTCCAGGGCCGCCCTGGCCTGCTCCTTCTCCTGCTGGGACTTCCACGGTGCGTCGAAGGCCAGCGCGTCCCAGACCGTGTCGAGCCGCTCCATCAGCACCGCCAGGTCGGCCGGGGTCCGCCCGGAGCCGACCTCGTCGGCGAGGGCGTGCACCACGTTGCCGAAGCCCTGGGCGGCGGTG
This genomic interval from Kitasatospora gansuensis contains the following:
- a CDS encoding PP2C family protein-serine/threonine phosphatase; the protein is MALPFIGMLLVLALDFFSHSAVTVEPALTAVPALAAVVSRRTWYPLLIGLFTEIAAFALAGYHEVLGQSVHSATVFAIALVAGIGWVSATLRVRQEQALADAQLVAEIARRVLLRSVPDRVGSVRAAVHYAAAAEHASIGGDLYEVVNTRHGVRAVIGDVRGKGLAAVETAAAVLGAFREAAHQEPALDRVAAWLAVSLDRALHENDHPGVEEEFVTLLLIGVRPDGTAEIVNCGHPAPLLLRPGQAPTPLELPETVPPLGVLDPADVRPPVQRIRVEPGDRVLLYTDGVIEARDHRGAFYPLAERLPYCAIGGPVEVLRRLHDDVVRHVGRKLGDDAAMLLLQYEPILPQLPHQSTQLAQLPPGARGTATPTS
- a CDS encoding ATP-dependent DNA helicase, translating into MRSLLSDPVQLKELLGVPFNREQMAAIGAPLEPAVIVAGAGSGKTTVMAARVVWLVGSGAVRPEQVLGLTFTNKAAGELAERVRTALLRAGVLEDDEDSLGEPEISTYHAFAGRLLKEHGLRLGIEPDVRLLADATRFQLAARVLRHSRGPYPALTGAFSGLVAELIALDSELAEHLVEPARLRDFDRELLDHAATVKLSNDDLRAIPVTARARLELLDLVEEYRRRKQSANLMDFGDQIAASARLAQQRPEVGALLREQFEVVLLDEYQDTSVAQRLMLAGLFGSGTGHPVTAVGDPCQAIYGWRGASVANLDDFPRHFPRRDGTPAHRFSLSENRRSGGRLLAFANQLATPLREMHAGVEALRPAPGAEVDGFVRCALLPTHADEVDWLADRIAHLTATGTAPGRIAVLCRSGSAFPDIHAALVAREVPVEVVGLGGLLQLPEVADLVAVCEVLQDPTANASLVRLLIGPRWRIGPRDLALLGRRAAALVRTGQAGGADPLAAAVAETDPTEVVSLADALESFLDKDQPDELPFSPEARVRFAHLARETRELRRSLAEPLMDVLHRVLAVTGLEVELSASPTALAARRRETLHSFLDVAAGFADLDGDPGLSAFLAFLRAAQEYERGLDSSLPGGEDTVKVLTAHKSKGLEWDVVAVPGLVREAFPSAKGRERWTSTKKVLPHELRGDAATLPVLGDLTPKEMKLFKAEMAEHSATEELRLGYVAFTRPRELLLASGHWWGPSQKKRRGPSTFLTALHEHAAQPGNGEVEIWAEHPLPDAENPALDRSVETPWPLPLDPAAQHARRRVAEVVHRRLAGEPAPAPERMAPEAERQVASWDRDLTALLGELERSRRAVREVPLPASLSATQLMKLSADPDGFARELARPMPRPPQPAARRGTRFHAWVQARIEPLLLVEPDALPGVDDDGIEDEHDLDRLKEAFLRSPYASRRPYRVEAPFQLVLGGRVVRGRIDAVYQESDGGSGSPAAPRWEVVDWKTHREETADPLQLAVYRLAWAELMGVDPEQVTASFLYVRSGRVESPAELPGRKELTRLLIGNDTS